In Mauremys reevesii isolate NIE-2019 linkage group 13, ASM1616193v1, whole genome shotgun sequence, the sequence TTCTATAATAACTGAATACATAACTTTTTTTACTGGGCTGGTTGGTCACTTTTAGCTGGTTTGATTTTCTGCAGGAAAAGTAGATTCTGAAGAGATTACACGTAGTGAATCAGTAGTTTGTACCAGAGCCCACTTAAATCCAGCATTTTTCAGACTGAGGATTTTCAGTTTTTTTGgaaaaaatcttgatttttttttaaattttctattatatatatatatatatatatatatatatatatatatatatatatatatatatatatatatatatatatacttgaaGGGATTAAAGATGATGGATATATATATCATGCATGAGTTATCCTAAACAGACCCCTGCCTGTGTTTAATGTGAGACTTTCAGAACATTTTTATAAGACTGGAAGAATTAATGGGGAAATCTAATAAATGCAGAATAGAACATTCTTATGATTATATCTCAAACTACTTTACAAGTATTCAGAAGATGTTTGAAGAATTATTTGAAAACACTCAagaggaaaacagaaaaaaagaaaacacagtttATTGACACTAAATACTGAACAGTTCCTGGTCATGCCAACTGGTAATTTTTTAGATCATTTGTATTGTTGTGGGAAAGGTTGTGATGCACACAGGAAGAGTAGCCTGATGCAGATCCCTTTAAGGTCAATGGGAACCTTTCCCTTGATCTCAGTGGAAGTTAAACTTGTTCCTCAATTCTTCTTTGAAAACTCTGAAACTCAACGTAGGGTTAATGTAAACAAATCCATAAAGATAGAGGcagggattttcaaagcagcataGGAAAAGGAGGAACCAAATCCCAATGCAACTAaacagctgttccctggcatgcaggaggtgctgggagagaggggaaggagttgatAAGTGGGGCCCACAGACCCCCTGGGGTACCCTCATGGACCCCAGGGTCCATGGATCCCAGCTTGAGAAAGATTGACTTAGATGGTTCCCTTCTGACTAGTGAGATGATTTATTCCCATTTCAATCAATTTCTCTGAATTCATTGGAAAACCCTACATTTCGGCAGAGCTCTCCTCATGGCCTCCTTgacctctttgtttctcaggctgtagatgaggggattGATCAGGGGTGTCAAGACTGTGTAGAAGAATGAAAACACTTTATTTGGGGCTCTCAGGGCCCCGGTGTTTGGTAACATGTAGACAGTTATTAGGGTCCCATAGAAAACTGTCACCACGATAAGATGGGAGGAGCAGGTTGAAAAGGCCTTTTGCTTCCCAGtggtggaagggattctcaggatggtggagatgatataAACATAAGATGCCAGGGTCAAAAGAAATGGAAGAACAATGTTTATGGAAGAGAAGATGAGGGTCGCCAGGGTAACCAGACAAGTGTCACTGCAGGAGAGATTAGTAACTGGGGTGAGATCACAAAAGAAATGATCAATTTCATTGGGGCCACAGAAGTCTAATTGTGACATAAAAGATATTAATATGGATAGAACAATGAGTGAACTTAACCAAGATCCAGCTGCTAGCTGCATACAGAACCTGCCATTCATAAGTGTTGCATAGCGCAGGGGTTTACATATTGCTAAgtaccgatcataagacatcacAGCTAACATATAACATTCAGCAGTTGCTAGGAAACCAAACCAATAAAACTGAACCATGCAGCCTGTAACAGAAATGGTTCTGTCCCCTGTCAGGAAAGTGGCCAGCAGCCTGGGTAGGATGGTCGAGGTGTAGCAGatctccaagcaggacaagttccccaggaagaagtacatgggcgtgtgaaggtgctgatcagccaCAACTAGTGCTACAATGAGCATGTTCGCAGCCATGGTGACTATGTAGATCCCTAGAAACAGCAAGAAGAACAGAATTTGCAGTCCAGGCAGATTCCCGAATCCCAGCAGGATGAATTCTGTGATAGACGTATGATTTTCCCCTTCTGCTTTCTCCATTCTCCATGTGCTGCAGCTAGTGATTAAGAAAAAGTACTGATTTGTTAAGGAGTTTGCTGTACAATGCTGAGGTTTCCCTTTATCTGATTCATTATAAATTCAGAGTGCCAATGAAGACCAGGGTTTATATTCCCTCCCAACTGAGGAAGGACTTCTCACCCAGGTGTTGCACAGAGGTAGGGACAGATTTTCCCCACCATTCCGGCCAAAGAGCAGCAACACAGTGAATTTCTCACTTTTCTACACCTGTTCTCAACTTCTTTCATTCATCAGTTCATGGAGTTACAGGTTAAAAGGGACCGTTAGCTCATCTCATCTGACATCCACTATAACCCACACCAGAGAATGTCCCCAGCTAGTCCTGCATTGAGCTCAATTAAGTGTGTTTGACTAAAACATATTTTCAAAAAAGCAGCCAGAGCcagatatttaaaggtatttagggatctagtgggattttcaaaggcatccaGGCAACTAAAACTCATTGATCTGAATGGGTGTTAGGTGGGtagctacttttgaaaatccaagtaggcaccaaaatacctttaaaattctgGCCCAGGGTGACTTGCTCAATGCTATACAGAAAGGTGGTGGTAGAGCAGAGACTAAAACCTAAGTCGAGTTTAGAAACCAAATGACTAGctagtgcagggtttctcaaacaggggtctccacttgcgtagggaaagcccctggtgggccgggccggtgtgtttacctcccccgtccacaggtccggcggatcgctgctc encodes:
- the LOC120379900 gene encoding olfactory receptor 11A1-like gives rise to the protein MEKAEGENHTSITEFILLGFGNLPGLQILFFLLFLGIYIVTMAANMLIVALVVADQHLHTPMYFFLGNLSCLEICYTSTILPRLLATFLTGDRTISVTGCMVQFYWFGFLATAECYMLAVMSYDRYLAICKPLRYATLMNGRFCMQLAAGSWLSSLIVLSILISFMSQLDFCGPNEIDHFFCDLTPVTNLSCSDTCLVTLATLIFSSINIVLPFLLTLASYVYIISTILRIPSTTGKQKAFSTCSSHLIVVTVFYGTLITVYMLPNTGALRAPNKVFSFFYTVLTPLINPLIYSLRNKEVKEAMRRALPKCRVFQ